A stretch of Pseudorhodobacter turbinis DNA encodes these proteins:
- a CDS encoding PP2C family protein-serine/threonine phosphatase: MSTVLPKDSGEGLVLSSAPKLHVLVADDSRAQRRILAMVLARAGYRVTEADSGLSALALCCETDFDIVLSDWMMPGMNGLEFCREFKKLPRENYGYFILLTSKSEKAEIADGLDCGADDFLAKPVNSDELRARFRAGERIIGMQAELMEKNRLVGATLNELQNLYDSLDRDLIEARKLQQTLIRERFRDFGKGEVSALLRPSGHVGGDLVGFFEINPQRIGVYSVDVSGHGVASAMMTARLAGLLTGSTPDHNVALTLNSQGERDAHPPEEVAARLNRMMFEDIQVEQYFTLAYADIDLFSGRVQLVQAGHPHPAVIRKSGAVDYIGEGGMPIGLIQDAEFERVEAQLFPGDRLFLVSDGVTECPSPEGVELGEEGLTRILQANKDMTNPALLEALVWDLASYFGGEDFPDDVSGALFRLKD; the protein is encoded by the coding sequence GTGTCGACAGTTTTGCCAAAGGATTCAGGGGAAGGTTTAGTGCTGTCCAGTGCGCCAAAGTTGCATGTGTTGGTTGCTGATGACAGCCGTGCCCAACGACGTATCTTGGCAATGGTTCTGGCGCGCGCGGGGTATCGCGTGACAGAGGCGGATAGTGGCCTGTCTGCTTTGGCGCTTTGTTGTGAAACGGATTTTGATATCGTGTTGAGCGACTGGATGATGCCCGGAATGAATGGTCTGGAATTTTGCAGGGAATTCAAGAAGCTACCACGTGAGAACTACGGATATTTCATCCTGCTTACCTCCAAGTCGGAAAAGGCAGAGATTGCGGATGGTTTGGACTGCGGTGCGGATGATTTTCTGGCGAAACCCGTAAACTCGGATGAGTTGCGCGCCCGTTTTCGCGCGGGCGAACGTATTATTGGTATGCAAGCGGAGCTGATGGAAAAGAACCGGCTTGTCGGGGCAACGCTGAACGAGCTGCAAAACCTTTATGATTCGCTGGATCGGGATCTGATCGAGGCAAGAAAGCTGCAACAAACCTTGATCCGAGAACGATTTCGGGATTTCGGCAAGGGGGAGGTGTCGGCCCTTCTGCGCCCTTCGGGCCATGTTGGTGGTGATTTAGTCGGTTTTTTTGAGATTAATCCCCAGCGAATCGGTGTTTATTCGGTGGATGTTTCGGGGCATGGGGTTGCCTCGGCCATGATGACGGCGCGGCTTGCGGGGCTTTTGACCGGTTCGACGCCGGATCATAACGTTGCCCTGACACTCAATTCCCAAGGTGAACGAGATGCCCATCCACCAGAAGAGGTCGCGGCGCGGCTGAACCGAATGATGTTCGAAGATATCCAGGTTGAGCAATACTTCACACTTGCCTACGCCGATATCGATTTGTTTTCGGGGCGGGTGCAGTTGGTTCAAGCGGGGCACCCACACCCTGCGGTGATTCGAAAGTCAGGCGCGGTTGATTATATCGGTGAAGGTGGCATGCCGATTGGCCTGATCCAGGACGCAGAATTCGAACGTGTGGAGGCGCAGCTTTTCCCGGGGGATCGGCTTTTTCTGGTCTCTGACGGGGTGACAGAGTGCCCTTCGCCCGAGGGGGTGGAGCTGGGAGAGGAGGGCTTGACGCGTATTTTGCAGGCAAACAAGGATATGACGAATCCGGCCCTGCTCGAAGCGCTTGTTTGGGATCTTGCATCCTATTTTGGCGGAGAAGATTTCCCCGATGATGTTTCCGGCGCGTTATTTCGTTTGAAGGATTGA
- a CDS encoding VPLPA-CTERM sorting domain-containing protein, with amino-acid sequence MGTLTFSSVADGEQPIYALSDAITGRRWEYVSGTFTFHNGQVTSASFSADLPFGMSYYSFSGDNNTARFTIWELHEPWNDSDWLVGGEVRGPIHFDVPIAPVPLPASLPLLLVGLAGFVGLRHKRKQTEQV; translated from the coding sequence ATGGGCACACTTACCTTTTCGTCGGTAGCCGACGGAGAACAGCCGATTTATGCGCTTTCGGACGCCATAACCGGGAGGCGCTGGGAGTATGTTTCAGGGACCTTCACTTTCCATAATGGACAAGTCACCTCGGCCAGTTTTTCCGCAGATCTACCTTTCGGGATGTCGTACTACTCTTTTTCTGGCGACAACAACACCGCGAGATTTACCATTTGGGAACTTCACGAGCCCTGGAATGACAGTGATTGGCTAGTGGGAGGAGAGGTCAGGGGTCCTATCCATTTTGACGTTCCAATCGCCCCTGTTCCACTTCCGGCCTCTTTACCTCTCCTGTTGGTGGGACTGGCGGGATTTGTTGGCCTTCGCCACAAGAGAAAGCAAACCGAGCAGGTTTAA
- a CDS encoding IS5 family transposase codes for MSKPSPARYRTTDWSSYTASLKKRGSLLIWLDKEMTWLAPHDGSPGRPAVFSDAAIQFCLTIKVLFKLPLRQTTGMVASLLKMADLNWAVPDYTTLCRRQKTLAVQIPYRRAEGPLNLLVDSTGIRFLGDGEWQARKHGVQGRRQSLPGNGFPANRERGRKVPLAMDTATSDIRAVEFTPSRDGDSPVLPELLDQIPEGEVIGTVTADGAYDTRRCHTAIIDRQATPIIPIRKNGRPWKEDCPAAIARNDTLRATRHYGRAFWKRWTGYHARSRIEAKMRCLKAFGERIAARDPDRQTAEIQVRIALINRFNARGTAEIVRVA; via the coding sequence ATGAGCAAGCCATCACCCGCCCGCTACCGCACCACGGACTGGTCCAGCTACACCGCGTCATTAAAGAAGCGCGGGTCGTTGCTGATCTGGCTAGACAAGGAGATGACTTGGCTCGCGCCGCATGACGGGAGCCCCGGCCGCCCTGCGGTGTTCTCTGATGCCGCGATCCAGTTCTGCTTGACGATCAAGGTCCTGTTCAAATTGCCACTGAGGCAGACGACAGGGATGGTTGCAAGCCTACTGAAGATGGCGGACCTGAACTGGGCCGTTCCGGATTACACGACGCTGTGCCGCAGACAGAAGACGCTCGCAGTCCAGATCCCGTATCGCCGCGCTGAAGGTCCCTTGAACCTGCTCGTTGACAGTACCGGGATCAGGTTCCTCGGCGATGGCGAGTGGCAGGCGCGCAAGCATGGCGTTCAGGGCCGTCGTCAATCGTTGCCCGGCAACGGTTTTCCTGCAAACCGTGAGAGGGGGCGTAAGGTGCCTCTGGCCATGGACACGGCCACTTCGGACATCCGGGCGGTGGAGTTCACCCCCAGCAGAGATGGCGACAGCCCGGTCTTGCCGGAGTTGCTCGACCAGATCCCCGAGGGCGAAGTGATCGGCACGGTGACCGCAGATGGCGCCTATGACACCCGCCGCTGCCACACGGCCATCATCGACCGCCAGGCCACGCCGATCATCCCCATCCGCAAGAATGGGCGGCCGTGGAAAGAGGATTGCCCGGCGGCGATTGCGAGAAACGATACCCTGCGGGCCACTCGGCACTACGGCAGGGCGTTCTGGAAGCGCTGGACCGGATATCACGCACGAAGTCGGATCGAGGCAAAGATGCGGTGCCTCAAGGCCTTTGGGGAGCGGATCGCCGCGAGAGACCCAGACCGGCAAACTGCCGAAATCCAAGTCCGCATCGCCCTCATAAACCGCTTCAACGCACGCGGCACCGCCGAGATCGTTCGCGTGGCCTGA
- a CDS encoding Hpt domain-containing protein, producing the protein MIDWDRINELRNEIGAEDFAEVVEMFLEEADEVAVTIAAGIEPDAVEAALHFLKGSALNLGFQELAQLCQTGEKAAAKGDAATIDLGKVISVYEESKTSFTQGKETYAA; encoded by the coding sequence ATGATTGATTGGGATCGCATAAATGAATTGCGCAATGAAATCGGTGCAGAGGACTTCGCCGAAGTCGTGGAAATGTTTCTCGAAGAGGCCGATGAGGTCGCGGTAACGATAGCGGCAGGCATTGAGCCTGACGCAGTGGAAGCCGCACTTCATTTTCTAAAGGGCAGCGCCCTCAACCTCGGGTTTCAGGAATTGGCGCAGCTTTGCCAGACCGGCGAAAAAGCCGCCGCCAAAGGTGATGCGGCGACGATCGACCTTGGTAAGGTCATCTCTGTTTATGAAGAGTCAAAAACCAGCTTCACGCAGGGTAAGGAAACTTACGCCGCGTGA